Proteins found in one Candidatus Dormiibacterota bacterium genomic segment:
- a CDS encoding MFS transporter, whose translation MWHLPSQSFHLFKLTDLREMYAAEMIKFLSLGLVGIFIPIYLYTKGVPLTLIIAFLLWSTILQIGAAWLGGSLIPKYGVKHLLGASFILAFAYLLALAAFNQVWVLFAVIAPLYAVAESFHSVAYHYEFSKVKDADHSGQQLSNVTIMVHLAAAIGPFLGGVIGAIYGLQMTLFVCLGLMVLGIGPLFATRDIKPRHKLDMSKISLMKIKNDLISYSGRGLEYVVTLLVWPLFMFLFLGSLVEVGAVTTVALMLTLFASYFIGRLTDRGYRARLIRIGSISNAMANVARMLVTGLGSILAVNIFSDITRAIVRIAWGAQYYSNADRHSRLEYIVAMELAAYSGRVLLFAAMLAASIVASAKAIFIAAFAVTALGMLLVMKIDQKAKRTKIYVGHY comes from the coding sequence ATGTGGCACCTGCCTTCACAGAGTTTTCATCTTTTTAAACTGACCGACCTACGCGAAATGTACGCGGCGGAAATGATCAAATTCCTCTCGCTAGGCTTGGTCGGTATATTCATTCCTATATACCTCTACACTAAAGGCGTACCGCTGACTCTAATTATTGCTTTTTTGCTGTGGTCGACTATTTTACAGATTGGAGCGGCCTGGCTAGGGGGTAGCCTCATACCCAAGTATGGGGTTAAGCATCTTTTGGGTGCCTCCTTTATTCTGGCTTTTGCTTATTTACTGGCCCTGGCGGCCTTTAATCAGGTATGGGTATTGTTTGCGGTTATTGCTCCGCTGTACGCGGTAGCAGAGAGCTTCCATTCTGTCGCGTATCACTATGAATTCTCTAAGGTTAAAGATGCGGACCATAGCGGCCAGCAGTTGAGTAATGTAACAATCATGGTTCATCTAGCCGCGGCCATCGGGCCGTTTTTAGGAGGCGTGATTGGTGCCATTTACGGTTTACAAATGACTCTTTTCGTTTGCCTCGGGCTTATGGTGCTAGGTATCGGCCCGTTATTTGCCACACGAGATATCAAACCCAGACACAAGCTTGATATGAGTAAAATCAGCTTAATGAAAATAAAGAATGATTTAATTAGTTATAGCGGACGAGGCTTGGAGTATGTAGTTACGCTGCTAGTGTGGCCGCTATTTATGTTCCTATTCCTCGGCAGTCTGGTGGAGGTTGGAGCCGTGACCACAGTAGCTCTAATGCTCACACTTTTTGCCAGCTACTTTATCGGGCGGCTGACCGATCGGGGCTATAGGGCGCGGCTGATAAGAATCGGCAGCATTAGTAATGCGATGGCTAATGTAGCCAGGATGCTAGTAACCGGACTAGGCTCAATACTTGCGGTTAATATCTTTAGCGATATCACTCGCGCCATAGTGCGCATTGCCTGGGGGGCGCAGTATTATAGCAATGCCGACCGCCACAGTCGTCTGGAATACATCGTGGCGATGGAGCTGGCTGCTTACTCAGGAAGGGTACTGCTGTTTGCGGCTATGTTGGCTGCTAGCATAGTGGCTTCTGCCAAGGCAATATTCATAGCTGCCTTTGCCGTTACCGCCCTGGGCATGCTTTTGGTAATGAAAATTGATCAGAAGGCCAAGCGCACTAAAATCTACGTCGGGCATTATTAA
- a CDS encoding cupredoxin domain-containing protein, which translates to MVKKSLNRRSWLFLPALVALWLGAFWLVNRVPSSGCAAGTVSAHNKEHRIVFQSGKVAPSCTRLTAGESVTWVNQTNKEVEIGADPHPVHTGNHEVSSGEFVLRILPGQSAKVIIKKKGSFGFHDHANPSAHGTIIVK; encoded by the coding sequence GTGGTTAAGAAATCTCTAAATCGAAGAAGTTGGCTCTTTCTGCCGGCACTGGTTGCGTTATGGCTGGGGGCCTTTTGGCTAGTCAACCGCGTGCCCTCATCCGGTTGTGCCGCCGGAACCGTCAGCGCTCATAATAAGGAGCACCGCATAGTCTTTCAATCCGGCAAGGTTGCGCCATCATGCACCCGTCTTACGGCAGGAGAGAGCGTTACTTGGGTCAATCAGACCAACAAAGAAGTGGAGATTGGTGCCGACCCTCACCCAGTCCATACCGGCAATCACGAGGTGTCCTCCGGCGAGTTTGTTCTCAGAATATTGCCTGGCCAAAGCGCAAAGGTTATTATAAAAAAGAAGGGGAGTTTTGGCTTTCACGATCATGCTAACCCGTCAGCGCATGGAACCATCATTGTCAAATGA
- a CDS encoding SH3 domain-containing protein codes for MVSFTSITTTRFKMTVRHRLINYFAVLVVIGTISFIVTYIQVVKPPLGLLIKPFIQPVSLPQITNSPAKTAGDQSKNTQLPKLGKATTTQYVNVRSGKSANTDLVMNLDPGTEVELAEDSDRTWQQVSHNGKKGYIYKAYLQY; via the coding sequence GTGGTTTCATTTACTTCTATTACTACTACCCGGTTTAAAATGACTGTGCGGCACAGGCTAATAAACTACTTTGCGGTACTAGTTGTTATCGGTACGATCAGCTTTATTGTGACCTACATTCAAGTAGTTAAACCACCCTTGGGATTGCTTATAAAACCATTCATTCAGCCGGTCAGCTTACCGCAGATTACTAATAGTCCCGCCAAAACCGCTGGCGACCAGTCTAAAAACACTCAGTTGCCCAAGCTAGGCAAGGCCACGACTACACAGTATGTAAATGTTCGGTCTGGCAAGAGTGCAAATACCGATTTGGTTATGAATTTGGATCCGGGCACGGAGGTGGAATTGGCAGAAGATAGCGATCGCACCTGGCAGCAGGTCAGCCATAATGGTAAGAAGGGGTATATATATAAAGCCTATCTCCAGTACTAG
- a CDS encoding glycosyltransferase family 2 protein → MKKVTQNLRPSLVYLTDKRWFIRALEIFPGLITWTFLLTPIVLSLIHPLFVAYFIIAFDLFWLIKSLRLSGYLVRGYRKLHRAEKVNWSDQLRRLRTPDKYLVEAEANLSAHLHKFPRSRSILHFTLAGRRQRQTYLELAAEVKRMRGITERQSVILDPKSLYHAVILATYNESIDIVEPSVQALLDADYPAAQIMLVIAYEERGGKETEKNAKQLIEKYGNQFAYAAAIKHPDGIKGEVIGKGGNITYAGRKLTEYITEQNIDPEHVIVTTLDADHRPSKQYFAYLSYEYAINPNRVRKSYQPVPMFHNNIWDAPAPMRVIATSNSFWLIIETMRPHRLRNFAAHAQSLRALIDTDYWSVTTIVEDGHQYWRSYFTFDGDHQVVPLFVPIYQDAVLADTYMQTFKVQFRQLRRWAWGVSDFSYVVCNAIRNKNIKLLDKLIQIGRLLEGHFSWATAALLISFVAWLPLVLNYEFSQTVLAHQLPIIASRIQNVAMVGLIITVAISMISLPPRPARYGKRRSLAMILQWSLLPITSVVFGSFAAINSQTRLMFGRYLDFQVTEKSRRK, encoded by the coding sequence ATGAAAAAAGTTACCCAAAATCTGCGCCCCTCGCTAGTCTACCTTACTGACAAGAGGTGGTTTATTAGAGCCTTAGAAATATTTCCAGGATTAATCACCTGGACATTTTTACTCACACCGATAGTTTTAAGTTTGATCCACCCTCTTTTTGTGGCCTACTTTATTATTGCCTTCGATCTTTTTTGGCTGATTAAATCATTACGGCTCAGCGGTTACCTGGTGAGGGGATACAGGAAACTACATCGGGCCGAAAAGGTTAATTGGTCCGATCAGCTAAGGCGACTTAGAACCCCCGATAAATACCTAGTGGAGGCCGAGGCTAATCTGTCTGCCCACCTGCACAAATTCCCACGATCCAGGAGTATCCTGCACTTCACTTTGGCCGGGCGGCGCCAGCGCCAAACATACTTAGAGCTGGCGGCCGAAGTTAAGCGCATGCGGGGTATTACCGAGCGTCAGTCGGTTATTTTAGATCCGAAATCGCTGTATCACGCGGTGATACTAGCTACCTACAATGAATCAATCGATATCGTAGAGCCATCGGTGCAGGCGCTGCTAGATGCCGACTATCCGGCGGCCCAGATAATGCTCGTAATTGCCTATGAGGAACGAGGAGGAAAAGAGACTGAAAAGAACGCAAAGCAACTAATAGAAAAATATGGCAATCAGTTCGCGTATGCCGCGGCCATCAAACACCCCGACGGAATTAAAGGTGAGGTAATAGGCAAAGGGGGCAACATAACTTATGCCGGGCGTAAGCTGACCGAATATATCACAGAGCAGAATATCGACCCTGAGCATGTCATTGTGACTACGCTCGATGCCGACCATCGTCCGAGTAAACAATATTTTGCCTATCTAAGCTACGAGTATGCTATTAATCCCAACCGTGTGCGCAAGTCTTACCAGCCGGTTCCGATGTTTCACAATAATATTTGGGATGCACCGGCGCCGATGCGTGTGATAGCTACCAGCAACTCGTTCTGGCTGATTATTGAGACGATGCGGCCGCACAGACTGCGCAACTTTGCGGCCCATGCCCAAAGCCTAAGGGCTTTAATCGACACAGATTACTGGAGCGTAACTACAATTGTGGAAGACGGGCATCAGTATTGGCGCAGCTACTTTACCTTCGATGGCGATCACCAGGTGGTGCCGCTATTCGTACCGATTTACCAAGACGCTGTACTAGCCGATACCTATATGCAGACCTTTAAGGTCCAGTTCAGGCAGCTACGGCGGTGGGCCTGGGGAGTTTCAGATTTCAGCTATGTGGTTTGCAACGCTATTCGCAATAAAAATATCAAATTGCTCGATAAGTTGATTCAAATAGGGCGTTTGCTCGAAGGTCACTTTAGCTGGGCAACGGCCGCGCTTTTAATTAGCTTTGTGGCCTGGCTGCCGCTAGTTTTAAACTACGAATTCTCACAGACTGTACTGGCGCACCAGCTACCGATTATTGCCAGCCGGATTCAAAATGTTGCCATGGTCGGTCTGATAATCACCGTGGCTATTAGCATGATTTCCTTGCCTCCTCGCCCCGCCCGCTATGGGAAAAGGCGCAGCTTAGCGATGATATTGCAGTGGAGCCTGTTACCTATTACCAGTGTGGTATTCGGCTCGTTCGCTGCCATTAATTCCCAAACCCGTTTAATGTTCGGGCGCTATCTCGACTTCCAGGTAACCGAGAAGAGCAGGCGCAAATGA
- a CDS encoding MraY family glycosyltransferase has product MSFGVAFVTSFLLALAATPLVRRFAIAIGAMDHPNSRKVHLKPVARLGGLAIFFAFVLVVLAMLPVGRQLGALLGGVFVLVVLGAVDDIRGLKPLTKLLWQIVAACVVLAGGIGITTITNPFGGIIDLSWGRFAVDLLGFDFHITPIANLLSVIWMVGLVNAINFLDGLDGLACGVSGIAALVMFALAIQVGQPVVALLAIILAGSALGFLPYNFFPARIFMGDSGAYFLGLTLALLAIYSGGKLATAALVLGFVIVDALWAAVRRIRRGTHPFKADREHLHHLMLAAGLSQRTAVLLLYSLAIFFGIIALASTSFSKFLALVALFCFMVVLLTALVKINARRGEG; this is encoded by the coding sequence ATGAGCTTTGGGGTAGCATTTGTAACCTCTTTTTTGCTGGCTCTGGCTGCCACCCCTTTGGTGCGACGGTTTGCAATTGCAATTGGGGCCATGGATCATCCGAACAGCCGCAAGGTCCACCTAAAACCGGTGGCGCGTCTAGGGGGGCTAGCGATCTTTTTCGCTTTCGTTTTGGTGGTGCTTGCTATGCTGCCTGTTGGCCGCCAATTAGGAGCTCTTCTGGGCGGAGTATTCGTCTTAGTAGTTTTGGGGGCGGTAGATGACATTCGCGGCCTAAAACCCCTAACCAAGCTGCTGTGGCAGATTGTTGCAGCTTGTGTGGTACTAGCCGGCGGAATCGGCATTACTACTATCACCAATCCCTTTGGTGGGATTATTGATCTAAGCTGGGGCCGTTTTGCCGTCGACCTGCTTGGGTTCGACTTCCACATTACCCCCATTGCCAATCTGCTGAGTGTTATCTGGATGGTTGGGTTGGTGAATGCTATCAATTTTCTAGATGGTTTAGACGGCTTGGCTTGTGGCGTATCAGGCATAGCGGCGCTAGTTATGTTTGCGCTGGCGATTCAAGTTGGCCAGCCAGTGGTAGCCTTACTTGCTATCATATTGGCCGGCTCGGCGCTTGGCTTTCTGCCCTATAATTTCTTCCCGGCCCGAATATTCATGGGGGATAGCGGTGCCTACTTCTTGGGTCTTACACTAGCCTTACTCGCCATTTACTCGGGCGGTAAGTTAGCTACGGCTGCGCTGGTGCTGGGGTTTGTGATTGTCGACGCTCTATGGGCGGCTGTCAGGAGAATCAGGCGTGGTACGCACCCCTTTAAGGCCGACAGGGAACACCTTCACCACCTAATGTTGGCAGCTGGCCTTTCACAGCGCACCGCCGTACTACTGCTTTACTCACTGGCGATCTTTTTCGGCATAATCGCCTTGGCTTCAACTAGCTTCTCGAAGTTTCTGGCCTTGGTAGCCCTCTTTTGCTTCATGGTAGTACTCCTGACCGCTCTCGTTAAAATAAATGCTCGCCGCGGCGAGGGCTAA
- a CDS encoding 50S ribosomal protein L25 encodes MDKIVLPVKSRKKDGKQASKLRANGLVPAVVYGHGLTTLPISVDSRELEKAYGDAGGNKIIGLKIDEAGLKNVLIHDLQQDVRTGQIIHADFYAVRMDEKIKAEIPVHLVGESTAVYQQEGTLIKNLEAIEIEALPTNLPEGFEVDIAVLDDFDKTITVGDLKIPEGVTILTPLEELIVKVDPPRSEEELAELEEPIEDALPPEEGEEAAEGAEEAEGKQSEQGEGGKPEDKKPDASGEGEKKG; translated from the coding sequence ATGGATAAAATAGTACTTCCAGTTAAATCTAGGAAGAAAGATGGAAAACAAGCAAGTAAACTGCGGGCAAATGGCCTTGTACCGGCTGTCGTCTATGGTCATGGGCTTACAACCCTGCCAATTAGCGTAGATTCCAGAGAACTAGAGAAAGCATATGGGGATGCCGGCGGAAATAAGATTATCGGTCTTAAGATTGATGAGGCAGGGCTAAAGAACGTATTAATTCACGACTTGCAGCAAGATGTCCGCACTGGGCAGATTATCCATGCCGATTTTTATGCTGTTCGCATGGATGAGAAGATTAAGGCTGAAATACCGGTACACCTAGTTGGTGAATCAACTGCCGTCTACCAGCAAGAGGGTACTTTAATCAAAAACCTTGAGGCGATTGAAATTGAAGCTTTGCCGACCAACCTGCCCGAAGGGTTTGAAGTAGACATTGCCGTACTCGATGATTTCGATAAAACGATTACCGTTGGCGACTTAAAAATCCCCGAGGGCGTCACCATCCTGACTCCGCTAGAAGAGCTGATTGTGAAAGTCGATCCACCTAGAAGCGAGGAGGAGCTGGCTGAGCTAGAGGAGCCTATTGAGGATGCATTGCCGCCTGAAGAGGGCGAAGAGGCCGCTGAAGGGGCCGAGGAAGCCGAGGGTAAGCAGTCTGAGCAAGGTGAAGGTGGTAAACCCGAAGACAAGAAGCCCGATGCTAGTGGTGAGGGCGAGAAGAAGGGGTAA
- a CDS encoding ATP cone domain-containing protein, translated as MKCPFCRAETTDVFNSRPTRFGTQIWRRRRCLECKESFTTYEAIDLGFLKVIKKPGKKQRYSRAKLYSGIYGAFLSIPAKETTVDSVTDTVESKILDTRLQEITSQQIAEIVLSTLKHFNTAAFLRYLSYQADLESDAQLKAELKKY; from the coding sequence ATGAAGTGCCCTTTCTGTCGGGCCGAGACTACCGACGTTTTTAACTCCCGCCCCACCAGATTCGGCACCCAAATCTGGCGCAGACGGCGCTGCCTCGAGTGTAAGGAGTCATTCACTACCTATGAAGCGATTGATCTGGGGTTTTTAAAGGTAATCAAAAAGCCCGGCAAGAAGCAGCGCTACTCTCGGGCAAAACTCTATTCAGGTATTTATGGTGCATTTTTGAGCATTCCTGCCAAGGAAACTACGGTGGACTCAGTAACAGATACGGTAGAATCCAAAATATTAGATACTAGGCTGCAGGAGATAACTTCCCAACAGATAGCAGAGATCGTACTTTCAACCCTGAAACACTTCAATACGGCTGCTTTCTTACGATACTTATCCTACCAAGCCGATTTAGAATCTGACGCCCAGCTGAAAGCCGAACTGAAGAAATACTAA
- a CDS encoding helix-turn-helix domain-containing protein: MRIGQPLADQILERAKGILDRTVLVADAQGLVQASQDYTGQIMVDALRSCQEGKIVRSFLGESQIAWCPFVYDGQTVGAFGIIEGNEGPITPEAISLLQGLAEVITHQYFLMRHIQPSATVRAKFFKQVLTTARGSHTETYRQADVLQLNLRMPQAIILIEINGFQEGIRSQLGSISADEQELKIAQAADDITQTVLGAFNNHPGNICCYLGGDTFVLSKGIGGEGLTIRNTMRFLIEKAEYVYGILKKQYPDKTVSLGVGQYYPDLGGLRKSYQEAKLSLHVGTKVWGNDTVYHIKSVGMFVTLANVTQERKAELAHQILYPLLKDEQLYKTVRTFLTSGLNLTEAAGLLHVHRNTLIYRLDKTKKVIGLDPRVFDDALQIKLGLMFYQDTEPESPVLHKA; this comes from the coding sequence ATGAGAATCGGGCAACCTCTAGCAGATCAGATATTAGAAAGAGCCAAAGGCATCTTGGATCGAACGGTACTGGTAGCCGATGCTCAAGGCTTGGTACAGGCCAGCCAAGATTACACCGGCCAGATTATGGTTGACGCGCTTAGGTCATGCCAGGAAGGCAAGATCGTCCGCTCCTTTTTAGGTGAAAGCCAAATTGCCTGGTGTCCTTTTGTGTATGATGGGCAGACAGTCGGTGCTTTTGGAATTATAGAAGGAAATGAAGGGCCGATTACGCCCGAAGCTATCAGTCTGCTGCAGGGGCTGGCCGAAGTCATTACTCACCAATACTTCCTTATGAGGCATATCCAGCCATCGGCCACCGTGCGGGCCAAATTCTTTAAGCAAGTACTAACCACAGCACGCGGCAGTCATACAGAAACCTACCGCCAAGCTGACGTTTTACAGCTTAACCTGCGTATGCCGCAAGCCATTATTTTGATTGAAATTAACGGCTTTCAGGAGGGTATTCGCAGCCAGCTTGGAAGCATTTCGGCAGATGAACAGGAGCTTAAAATCGCCCAGGCTGCCGATGATATCACCCAAACTGTTTTAGGAGCATTCAATAACCATCCCGGAAATATCTGCTGCTACTTGGGTGGTGATACCTTTGTGCTCTCAAAGGGTATTGGAGGGGAAGGATTAACCATTCGCAATACTATGCGTTTCTTAATCGAAAAGGCTGAGTATGTATATGGGATTCTGAAAAAACAGTATCCTGACAAAACCGTATCGCTAGGAGTGGGACAGTACTACCCCGATCTGGGGGGCTTACGTAAGAGCTACCAAGAGGCCAAGCTCTCTCTTCACGTCGGCACTAAGGTTTGGGGTAATGATACGGTTTACCATATTAAGAGCGTAGGGATGTTCGTTACCCTGGCTAATGTAACCCAGGAGCGCAAGGCCGAGTTAGCGCACCAGATTTTATACCCCCTCTTAAAAGATGAGCAGCTCTATAAAACCGTTAGAACCTTCCTGACCTCGGGGCTGAACCTAACCGAAGCTGCCGGGCTTCTGCATGTCCACCGCAATACATTAATATACCGGCTTGATAAAACTAAGAAGGTTATAGGCCTCGATCCCCGTGTATTTGATGATGCATTGCAGATAAAGCTAGGGCTGATGTTTTACCAAGACACTGAGCCGGAATCACCTGTACTTCATAAGGCATAA
- a CDS encoding helix-turn-helix domain-containing protein: MRGTPMVLNHHIAEKIQGKVAGLVNQPISVVSPEGAVLASNDPLVEESVEVEKHPHAIDILYNSDVAGYVVLASQMPNQEEIAPLIRSIAELIVHQSALIEQLPQQEERLDKFVYDLLNSESDGDRMLIAEARLFDIELTGPRIAITIYIDDPILTGETRDEGDRELRISRYKFNINRALNSYYTSTRRNVIAYLGQNVFCILKDIDSTDSDLGENLEKFKKSINTIYGILKSELKVTATVGVGNYHPGVSGLRTSYQEAVSAIELGAQNWDKDRVYHIDDFGVVAPLLSGIDESNIYFSRELLEKLGQNGGVIETLETFFKNNMGLTQTAGELNIHRNTLVYRLDRIAETLGLDPRSFEDAVQIKLAILFNKFVGQK, from the coding sequence ATGAGGGGAACGCCAATGGTGCTTAATCACCATATAGCAGAAAAGATTCAGGGCAAGGTTGCGGGCTTAGTCAACCAGCCGATATCGGTTGTAAGCCCAGAGGGTGCTGTGCTGGCTAGTAATGATCCCCTGGTAGAGGAAAGCGTAGAAGTAGAAAAGCACCCTCATGCAATCGACATTCTCTACAACAGTGATGTAGCTGGCTACGTAGTACTAGCCTCTCAGATGCCTAACCAAGAAGAAATCGCCCCTCTCATTCGCTCGATCGCTGAACTGATAGTGCACCAATCAGCCTTAATTGAGCAGCTCCCCCAGCAAGAAGAACGGCTCGATAAATTCGTATACGACTTACTCAATTCCGAAAGCGATGGCGACCGTATGCTAATAGCCGAAGCTAGGCTATTCGACATAGAGCTTACCGGCCCGCGGATTGCCATTACCATTTATATAGACGACCCCATACTAACCGGCGAGACCAGGGACGAAGGTGACCGTGAGCTAAGAATTTCGCGTTATAAATTCAACATCAACCGAGCCCTAAACTCCTACTATACTTCTACTCGAAGGAATGTCATTGCCTACTTGGGGCAGAATGTATTCTGTATTTTAAAAGATATAGACAGCACTGATAGTGATCTGGGCGAAAACCTAGAGAAGTTTAAAAAATCGATTAATACCATCTATGGCATTCTGAAATCGGAGCTCAAAGTCACAGCTACTGTCGGGGTTGGCAATTATCACCCAGGCGTTTCCGGCCTACGCACCAGCTACCAGGAAGCAGTCTCAGCCATTGAGCTAGGGGCGCAGAATTGGGATAAAGATCGGGTTTACCACATTGACGACTTTGGGGTAGTCGCCCCTCTGCTGTCAGGTATAGACGAAAGTAATATTTACTTCAGCCGTGAACTGCTAGAAAAATTAGGCCAGAACGGCGGTGTAATAGAAACACTTGAGACTTTCTTTAAAAACAATATGGGTCTCACCCAGACCGCTGGCGAGCTAAACATTCACCGCAACACTTTGGTGTACCGGCTAGATCGCATTGCTGAAACGCTTGGCCTGGATCCTCGCAGCTTTGAGGACGCTGTACAAATTAAGCTAGCGATTCTGTTTAATAAATTCGTAGGCCAGAAATGA
- a CDS encoding host-nuclease inhibitor Gam family protein has protein sequence MPRATKGIESKTASKEQIDKACEELARYGEVSREISSIGIKLNDEIETLQFKALSQISALQEEREQLEASLETFAVANRSMLAEGKTISLPTGKLSWKHGKASLEGTDDKKAIASIRKLKRAKDFIKTSFSLKKAELLKEPDFAKKVDGVVFNPPKERFYIDPVEVKADTPATGKSG, from the coding sequence ATGCCCAGGGCAACCAAGGGTATTGAAAGTAAAACAGCCAGCAAGGAGCAGATAGACAAGGCTTGCGAAGAACTCGCCCGCTACGGTGAAGTCAGCCGGGAAATTTCATCGATCGGAATTAAGCTGAATGATGAAATTGAGACGCTGCAGTTCAAGGCATTGAGCCAGATCAGCGCTTTGCAAGAAGAGCGTGAGCAGTTAGAGGCCAGCCTGGAAACATTCGCGGTAGCCAACCGATCGATGCTAGCAGAAGGTAAAACCATCAGCCTGCCAACGGGTAAACTGAGTTGGAAGCATGGTAAGGCCAGCCTGGAAGGCACTGATGATAAAAAAGCCATAGCCAGCATCCGCAAGCTCAAAAGAGCTAAGGACTTCATTAAGACCAGTTTCAGCCTTAAAAAAGCGGAACTCCTTAAAGAGCCTGACTTTGCCAAGAAAGTCGATGGCGTGGTGTTTAACCCGCCCAAGGAACGCTTTTATATAGATCCAGTGGAGGTCAAGGCCGACACTCCAGCCACCGGTAAAAGCGGTTAG
- a CDS encoding NUDIX domain-containing protein, which yields MSNPRSGIEYIGVTCVFICHDGKGKILLHKRSQNCRDERGRWDSGAGELEYGEDFELAVEREILEEYGCQAENIRQLGVHNVIRNEEEGLTHWVAVVFSAQVDPAEVKIGEPHKMDEIGWFSPKDPPSPLHSQLKTYLNFLGDIDTLET from the coding sequence ATGAGTAATCCTAGGTCAGGCATCGAGTATATCGGCGTCACCTGCGTGTTTATCTGTCATGACGGCAAGGGTAAGATACTGCTGCACAAACGCAGCCAGAACTGCCGTGATGAGCGTGGGCGCTGGGATAGCGGTGCCGGCGAACTAGAGTACGGTGAGGATTTTGAACTGGCAGTTGAGAGAGAGATATTAGAGGAATATGGATGCCAGGCCGAAAACATTCGGCAGTTAGGCGTTCACAATGTTATTCGCAATGAGGAAGAAGGCCTAACCCACTGGGTCGCTGTCGTGTTCAGCGCTCAAGTCGATCCAGCAGAAGTTAAGATCGGTGAACCACATAAAATGGATGAGATCGGTTGGTTTAGCCCAAAAGACCCGCCCTCACCGCTTCACTCCCAGCTTAAAACCTATCTTAACTTTTTGGGTGATATCGACACTCTAGAGACTTAA